In Cupriavidus taiwanensis, the following are encoded in one genomic region:
- a CDS encoding acetyl/propionyl/methylcrotonyl-CoA carboxylase subunit alpha, translated as MSATRRSFHTLLVANRGEIAVRIMRTARRLGLATVAVYSEADRHSPHLACADRAVCIGAAAPRESYLNLAAIIEAARASGADAVHPGYGFLAENAAFAEAVSAAGLVFVGPPATAIRAMGNKAEAKRLMLAADMPCVPGYQGAAQDDATLLAEAGSIGFPLMVKAAAGGGGRGMRLVRDAAALPAALSSARSEAAAAFGSDELILERAVIAPRHVEIQVFADTHGNVIHLGERDCSVQRRHQKVIEEAPSPAVGPVLRARMGEAAVRAAKAIGYVGAGTMEFLLDAEGNFYFMEMNTRLQVEHAVTEAITGFDLVEWQLRVAAGEPLPVTQDQVRLNGHAIEVRLTAEDVPAGFLPQGGPLLRWRPPAAGRDVRVDHALEEGGAIPTHYDSMVAKLVAHGADREEARRKLLRAVQDCTLLGVPTNQGFLAACLAHPAFAGNDVHTGFVDTHMQAALQAPVPPVHVTASAALAASGLLGGNGKPATLARAASSVVLNAAGKDWEAFLRVCADGWRVSLSQRGEDHPPVECRLRVLRADAASGTALVECDGVAYPLVFAAEKHALHLFQSGRAWHFPLHDPRRRRDAGDADGMLQAPLTARIVAVNVAEGDHVQAGQALVVLEAMKMEHAIVAPFAGVVAELPARAGGQASAGSLLARVEADVAAKEEA; from the coding sequence ATGTCTGCTACCCGCCGATCCTTCCATACGCTGCTCGTCGCCAATCGCGGCGAGATCGCGGTGCGTATCATGCGCACCGCCCGCCGCCTCGGACTGGCCACAGTCGCCGTGTATTCCGAAGCCGACCGCCACAGCCCGCACCTTGCCTGCGCCGACCGCGCCGTGTGCATCGGCGCGGCCGCGCCGCGCGAGTCGTACCTGAACCTTGCCGCCATCATCGAAGCGGCCCGCGCGAGCGGTGCCGATGCGGTCCACCCGGGCTATGGCTTTCTGGCCGAGAACGCCGCCTTTGCCGAGGCGGTCAGCGCCGCCGGCCTGGTCTTCGTCGGCCCGCCCGCCACGGCGATCCGCGCCATGGGCAACAAGGCCGAAGCCAAGCGGCTGATGCTGGCCGCCGACATGCCGTGCGTGCCCGGCTATCAGGGGGCCGCGCAGGATGACGCTACCCTGCTGGCCGAGGCCGGGTCCATCGGCTTCCCCCTGATGGTCAAGGCTGCGGCGGGCGGCGGCGGGCGCGGCATGCGGCTGGTGCGCGACGCGGCGGCGCTTCCCGCGGCGCTGTCGAGCGCACGCTCCGAGGCGGCGGCTGCCTTCGGTTCCGACGAGCTGATCCTCGAGCGCGCCGTGATCGCGCCGCGCCACGTCGAGATCCAGGTCTTTGCCGATACCCACGGCAATGTCATCCATCTCGGCGAGCGCGACTGCTCCGTGCAGCGCCGCCACCAGAAAGTCATCGAGGAAGCGCCATCGCCCGCGGTCGGCCCGGTGCTGCGCGCGCGCATGGGCGAGGCCGCCGTGCGCGCGGCCAAGGCCATCGGCTACGTCGGCGCCGGCACCATGGAGTTCCTGCTCGATGCCGAGGGCAATTTCTACTTCATGGAGATGAACACCCGGCTGCAGGTTGAACATGCCGTGACCGAGGCCATCACCGGCTTCGACCTGGTCGAATGGCAACTGCGCGTGGCGGCAGGCGAGCCGCTGCCGGTCACGCAGGACCAGGTCCGGCTCAACGGCCATGCCATCGAAGTGCGTCTCACCGCCGAGGACGTGCCGGCCGGCTTCCTGCCGCAGGGCGGGCCGCTGCTGCGCTGGCGCCCGCCTGCCGCCGGCCGCGACGTGCGTGTGGACCATGCGCTGGAAGAGGGCGGTGCCATCCCCACCCACTATGACTCGATGGTCGCCAAGCTGGTCGCGCATGGCGCCGACCGCGAAGAGGCGCGACGCAAGCTGCTGCGCGCGGTGCAGGACTGCACGCTGCTGGGCGTGCCGACCAACCAGGGGTTCCTGGCCGCGTGCCTGGCGCACCCGGCGTTTGCCGGCAATGACGTGCATACGGGCTTTGTCGACACCCATATGCAGGCGGCGCTGCAGGCCCCGGTGCCTCCGGTGCATGTGACGGCAAGCGCCGCGCTGGCCGCGTCGGGGCTGCTGGGCGGCAACGGCAAGCCGGCCACGCTTGCGCGTGCGGCCTCCAGCGTGGTGCTGAATGCGGCCGGCAAGGACTGGGAAGCGTTCCTGCGCGTGTGCGCCGACGGCTGGCGCGTCAGCCTGAGCCAGCGCGGTGAAGACCACCCGCCGGTGGAATGCAGGCTGCGCGTGCTGCGCGCCGATGCCGCCAGCGGCACCGCCCTGGTCGAATGCGACGGCGTGGCCTATCCGCTGGTGTTCGCCGCCGAAAAGCACGCCCTGCACCTGTTCCAGTCCGGCCGCGCTTGGCACTTCCCGCTACACGATCCGCGCCGCCGCCGCGATGCGGGCGACGCCGACGGCATGCTGCAGGCGCCGCTGACGGCCCGCATCGTCGCGGTCAATGTGGCCGAGGGCGACCACGTGCAAGCGGGCCAGGCGCTGGTGGTGCTGGAAGCCATGAAGATGGAGCACGCCATCGTGGCGCCGTTCGCCGGCGTGGTGGCGGAACTGCCGGCGCGCGCCGGCGGGCAGGCCAGTGCCGGGTCGTTGCTGGCGAGGGTGGAGGCCGATGTGGCCGCAAAGGAGGAAGCATGA
- a CDS encoding enoyl-CoA hydratase/isomerase family protein — translation MPDSSCNDAVIVRRACGVLFATLNIPATRNALAPEVVAALAAAVARAEADPEVRALVLRGAGGSFSAGGNVGSFQSRLDADASQEDPVATRNRQFGYFMERLSVLPVPVIAAVEGAAMGGGMGLACAADIVLATRDARFALSETTLGIVAAQIAPFVVQRLGAAATRRLGLTGERVSGEAAAAIGLVDQLAADSAELDALIAEWLTRIGRCGPNANRVFKTLVGRCGHEPLGPLLDQASRQFAQCMRREGAEGVAAFRDKRDAAWTVRFDADTVRTAQSTR, via the coding sequence ATGCCTGACAGCTCATGCAACGATGCCGTGATCGTGCGCCGCGCCTGCGGCGTACTGTTCGCCACCCTCAACATTCCTGCCACCCGCAATGCGCTGGCGCCCGAAGTGGTGGCCGCGCTGGCCGCCGCCGTGGCGCGGGCCGAAGCCGACCCGGAAGTCCGCGCCCTGGTGCTGCGCGGCGCCGGCGGCAGCTTCAGCGCAGGCGGCAACGTGGGCAGCTTCCAGTCCCGGCTCGATGCCGACGCCAGCCAGGAAGACCCGGTCGCCACGCGCAACCGTCAGTTCGGCTACTTCATGGAGCGCCTGAGCGTGCTGCCGGTGCCGGTGATCGCCGCGGTTGAGGGCGCGGCCATGGGCGGCGGCATGGGCCTGGCCTGCGCGGCCGACATCGTGCTGGCCACGCGCGATGCGCGCTTTGCGTTGTCGGAGACCACGCTGGGCATCGTCGCCGCGCAGATCGCCCCCTTTGTCGTGCAAAGGCTGGGCGCTGCCGCCACACGCCGCCTGGGCCTGACCGGCGAGCGCGTCAGCGGCGAGGCAGCGGCAGCCATCGGCCTGGTCGACCAGCTCGCGGCCGACAGCGCGGAGCTGGACGCCCTGATTGCCGAGTGGCTGACGCGCATCGGCCGTTGCGGCCCCAATGCCAACCGCGTGTTCAAGACGCTGGTCGGCCGCTGCGGCCACGAGCCGCTGGGCCCGCTGCTGGACCAGGCCTCGCGCCAGTTTGCGCAATGCATGCGGCGCGAGGGCGCCGAAGGCGTGGCGGCATTCCGCGACAAGCGCGATGCCGCCTGGACCGTTCGCTTCGATGCCGACACGGTGCGCACCGCGCAATCGACCCGCTGA
- a CDS encoding acyl-CoA dehydrogenase family protein, whose product MLYTEDHRNIMDSIRRFVSAEIDPFVDEWEAAEIFPAHALFKKMGDLGFLGITKPIEYGGMGLDFSYAVAAAEALGYARAQGVGMGVGVQTDMATPALTAFGSDELKRNYLAPAIAGDMVCSIGVSEAGAGSDVASLKTRAVRDGDDYVISGAKMWITNGTQADWICLLCNTSDGPVHKNKSLMVVPLREDGKRVRGVEVQKIRKFGMWCSDTAQIFFDEVRVPVRNRIGEEGMGFIYQMKQFQEERLNGAARRLACNALIEETADYLRQRVAFGKPLLDNQFIQFKLAELKTEMEALRALVYMATQAYVDGGDVIELASMAKLKAGRLSREVADWCMQFQGGMGYTWDNHASRAYRDFRLGSIGGGADEVMLQVIAKQMGLMSRG is encoded by the coding sequence ATGCTTTACACGGAAGACCACCGCAACATCATGGATAGCATCCGCCGATTCGTCTCGGCGGAGATCGATCCCTTCGTCGACGAGTGGGAAGCCGCCGAGATATTCCCGGCGCATGCGCTGTTCAAGAAGATGGGCGACCTCGGCTTCCTCGGCATCACCAAGCCGATCGAATACGGCGGCATGGGGCTCGACTTCTCCTACGCCGTTGCCGCCGCCGAGGCGCTGGGCTATGCCCGCGCACAGGGCGTGGGCATGGGCGTTGGGGTGCAGACCGACATGGCGACGCCGGCGCTGACCGCGTTTGGCTCGGACGAGCTCAAGCGCAACTACCTGGCCCCTGCCATTGCCGGCGACATGGTGTGCTCCATCGGCGTGTCCGAAGCCGGCGCCGGTTCCGACGTGGCCTCGCTCAAGACCCGTGCGGTACGTGATGGCGACGACTATGTCATCTCCGGCGCCAAGATGTGGATCACCAACGGCACCCAGGCCGACTGGATCTGCCTGCTGTGCAATACCTCCGACGGTCCGGTCCACAAGAACAAGTCGCTGATGGTGGTGCCTCTCAGGGAAGACGGCAAGCGCGTGCGCGGCGTGGAAGTGCAGAAGATCAGGAAGTTCGGCATGTGGTGCTCCGACACCGCGCAGATCTTCTTCGACGAAGTGCGCGTGCCGGTGCGCAACCGCATCGGCGAAGAGGGCATGGGCTTCATCTACCAGATGAAGCAGTTCCAGGAAGAGCGGCTGAACGGCGCCGCGCGCCGGCTGGCCTGCAACGCGCTGATCGAGGAGACCGCCGACTACCTGCGCCAGCGCGTCGCCTTCGGCAAGCCGCTGCTCGACAACCAGTTCATCCAGTTCAAGCTGGCCGAGCTCAAGACCGAGATGGAGGCGCTGCGCGCGCTGGTCTACATGGCCACGCAGGCCTATGTCGATGGGGGCGATGTCATTGAACTGGCGTCGATGGCCAAGCTCAAGGCCGGGCGGCTGTCGCGCGAGGTGGCCGACTGGTGCATGCAGTTCCAGGGCGGCATGGGCTATACCTGGGACAACCACGCGTCGCGCGCCTATCGCGATTTCCGGCTGGGCTCGATCGGCGGCGGGGCGGACGAGGTCATGCTCCAGGTCATTGCCAAGCAGATGGGCCTGATGTCGCGCGGCTGA
- a CDS encoding acyl-CoA carboxylase subunit beta yields the protein MIPIDSRIDSSSDVFASQRAGMQALIDRLHGLEQRAVAASERARPTFAKRGALLPRERIGRLLDPGAPFLPIATLAGFGMDDPDPATSIPGGSLVAGIGFVCGVRCMVLATDSGIDAGAMTEAGNMKLMRCQEIALENRLPFIHLVESAGANLRKYRVDKFVRGGALFYNLARLSAAGLPVITVVHGSSTAGGAYMPGLSDYVVMVRKRARAFLAGPPLLKAATGEIATDEELGGADLHATISGLAEYLAEDDEHALATARDIVASLDWPTVAAGPAQPVRPPRLDPSELDGVMTLDMKRPVDMREVIARIVDDSAWLPFKPDYGPGTVCGHARIEGNTVGFITNNGPIDPAGATKAAQFIQLCNQSDTPIVFLQNTTGFIVGRASEEAGMIKHGAKMIQALSNSTVPQVTLYCGASFGAGNFGMCGRGFRPRFCFSWPNARTAVMGGEQAAMTLEIVARQQAARKGVPVDEAQLASQTADIVANFERQASAFVTSGLLLDDGVIDPRDTRAVLAFVLATAREASLRKPHAIQFGVGRF from the coding sequence ATGATTCCCATCGATTCACGCATCGACTCATCTTCCGACGTCTTCGCCAGCCAGCGCGCCGGCATGCAGGCCCTGATCGACCGCCTCCATGGGCTCGAACAGCGTGCCGTGGCCGCCTCGGAGCGCGCCCGGCCCACCTTTGCCAAACGCGGGGCATTGCTGCCGCGCGAGCGCATCGGCCGCCTGCTGGATCCAGGCGCGCCGTTCCTGCCGATTGCCACGCTGGCCGGCTTCGGCATGGACGACCCCGACCCCGCGACCTCCATCCCCGGCGGTTCGCTGGTGGCCGGCATCGGTTTCGTCTGCGGCGTGCGCTGCATGGTGCTGGCCACGGATTCCGGCATCGACGCCGGTGCCATGACCGAGGCCGGCAACATGAAGCTGATGCGCTGCCAGGAAATCGCGCTGGAAAACCGGCTGCCATTTATCCATCTCGTGGAATCGGCCGGCGCCAACCTGCGCAAGTACCGCGTTGACAAGTTCGTGCGCGGCGGCGCGCTGTTCTACAACCTGGCTCGCCTGTCCGCGGCCGGGCTGCCGGTGATCACGGTCGTGCATGGCTCGTCCACGGCGGGCGGCGCCTACATGCCGGGGCTGTCCGACTACGTGGTGATGGTGCGCAAACGCGCGCGCGCCTTCCTGGCGGGGCCTCCGCTGCTGAAGGCCGCCACTGGCGAGATCGCCACGGATGAGGAACTGGGCGGCGCCGACCTGCATGCGACGATCAGCGGCCTGGCCGAATACCTGGCCGAGGACGACGAGCACGCGCTTGCCACCGCGCGCGACATTGTCGCCAGCCTGGACTGGCCGACCGTCGCGGCAGGGCCCGCGCAGCCCGTGCGCCCGCCGCGGCTCGACCCGTCGGAGCTGGATGGGGTGATGACGCTCGACATGAAGCGCCCGGTGGACATGCGCGAGGTGATCGCGCGCATCGTCGACGACTCCGCCTGGCTGCCGTTCAAGCCCGACTATGGCCCGGGCACGGTGTGCGGCCATGCACGCATCGAAGGCAATACGGTCGGCTTCATCACCAACAACGGTCCCATTGACCCGGCCGGTGCCACCAAGGCCGCGCAGTTCATCCAGCTATGCAACCAGTCGGACACACCGATCGTGTTCCTGCAGAACACCACCGGCTTTATCGTCGGCCGCGCCTCGGAAGAGGCCGGCATGATCAAGCATGGCGCCAAGATGATCCAGGCGCTGTCGAACTCGACGGTGCCGCAGGTCACGCTGTACTGCGGGGCCTCGTTCGGGGCGGGAAACTTCGGCATGTGCGGGCGGGGCTTCCGGCCGCGCTTCTGCTTCTCGTGGCCGAACGCGCGCACCGCCGTGATGGGCGGCGAGCAGGCCGCCATGACGCTTGAGATCGTGGCGCGCCAGCAGGCCGCGCGCAAGGGCGTGCCGGTCGATGAAGCGCAACTGGCCAGCCAGACCGCCGATATCGTTGCCAACTTCGAGCGCCAGGCCAGCGCCTTCGTCACCAGCGGGCTGCTGCTGGACGACGGCGTGATTGATCCGCGCGACACGCGCGCCGTGCTGGCCTTCGTGCTGGCCACCGCGCGCGAGGCCAGCCTGCGCAAGCCGCACGCGATCCAGTTTGGCGTCGGGCGCTTCTAA
- a CDS encoding IclR family transcriptional regulator: MLTKTPSPGGVQSLSRAFTLLQLLAGHHEAGLTLPELAALAQIDRTTVHRMARFLESAGYIERESAGKRYHLGTAAMALGLRAMNRPPPNSALVSKMKALARLTGDAVFLTVRIGDHGHCLHTEEGSHRIKTFHLLTGTSRLLGQGTASMALLATMDNEAVRAHYERHRAEYAAGGLSLLRLLRGVERARKLGYALAGAEGVAGVGYALPLEMGAEAAISIMSTASRMPAARRHEMGAIVGAMFAQGN; encoded by the coding sequence ATGCTAACCAAGACCCCCTCGCCCGGCGGCGTGCAGAGCCTGTCCCGTGCCTTCACCCTGCTCCAGCTGCTTGCCGGGCATCACGAGGCGGGACTGACCCTGCCGGAACTCGCCGCGCTAGCCCAGATCGACCGTACCACCGTGCACCGGATGGCGCGCTTCCTGGAATCCGCTGGGTATATCGAGCGCGAGTCTGCGGGCAAGCGCTATCACCTGGGCACTGCCGCCATGGCGCTGGGCCTGCGTGCGATGAACCGGCCGCCGCCCAACAGCGCGCTGGTGAGCAAGATGAAGGCGCTGGCCCGGCTTACGGGCGACGCGGTGTTCCTGACCGTGCGCATCGGCGACCACGGGCACTGCCTGCATACCGAGGAAGGCAGCCACCGCATCAAGACCTTCCACTTGCTGACCGGCACCTCCCGCCTGCTAGGCCAGGGCACCGCCAGCATGGCCTTGCTGGCGACGATGGACAACGAGGCGGTGCGTGCGCATTACGAGCGGCACCGCGCCGAGTACGCGGCCGGCGGCCTGAGCCTGCTCAGGCTGTTGCGCGGCGTAGAGCGCGCCCGGAAGCTGGGCTATGCGCTTGCCGGCGCGGAGGGGGTGGCAGGCGTAGGCTATGCACTGCCCCTGGAAATGGGCGCCGAGGCGGCCATCAGCATCATGTCGACTGCCTCGCGGATGCCCGCGGCGCGGCGGCATGAAATGGGGGCGATTGTCGGCGCGATGTTCGCGCAGGGAAATTAG
- the msrA gene encoding peptide-methionine (S)-S-oxide reductase MsrA: MEHGLETATLGGGCFWCLEAVYQQVEGVVAVESGYTGGHVDHPTYQQVCEGDTGHVEVVRVSFDPSVISYREILEIFFAIHDPTTPDRQGNDVGPQYRSAIFTHSEAQRATAEYVMRELAAARAFDAPIVTQVEPEQPYWRAEASHQNYYQDHPSQGYCAFVISPKLAKFRKQFGGKLRK, from the coding sequence ATGGAACATGGATTGGAAACCGCCACGCTGGGCGGCGGGTGCTTCTGGTGCCTGGAAGCGGTCTACCAGCAGGTCGAGGGGGTGGTCGCGGTCGAGTCCGGCTACACCGGCGGCCATGTCGACCACCCGACCTACCAGCAGGTCTGCGAGGGCGATACCGGCCACGTCGAGGTGGTGCGCGTCAGCTTCGATCCGTCGGTGATCAGCTACCGCGAGATCCTCGAGATCTTCTTCGCCATCCACGACCCGACCACGCCGGACCGGCAGGGCAACGACGTGGGGCCGCAATACCGCTCGGCCATCTTCACGCATTCGGAGGCGCAGCGCGCGACGGCCGAATACGTGATGCGCGAGCTGGCCGCCGCCAGGGCGTTCGATGCGCCGATCGTCACGCAGGTCGAACCGGAGCAGCCGTACTGGCGCGCGGAGGCCAGTCACCAGAACTACTATCAGGATCATCCGAGCCAAGGGTACTGTGCCTTTGTGATCTCGCCGAAACTGGCCAAATTCCGAAAGCAGTTTGGAGGGAAGTTGAGGAAATAG
- a CDS encoding class I adenylate-forming enzyme family protein, with protein MLHRHADAAPGRPALHYLGRSFTYGKLWRRVERASAHLAATWGIRAGDRVGTLCLNHELQLVLLFACARVGAIFVPLNYRLAPVELRAIAANAQLAVLFHDAAHAALAREAGGEGQLAQLDRLIDQPAPYGVVHAPVPDHAPLLLAYTSGTTGKPKGAVHTQAGLLANARASWWAHGMSADDHVLSVLPLFHVGGLCIQTLPALLAGAQVTLHDRFAPQAWLDAVARAQPSLSLMVPATLRAVLEHPGWADADLAALRGVMAGSSTIPRSYIDAFHARGVPLGQVYGATETGPVSVVLKLEQAMARPGYAGWPQPEAEVRLAGPDGAEVPPGTVGELWVRGANVMAGYWNQPDDGLPGGWFRSGDLAHRDADGCIEVVGRSKDMIISGGENIYPAEIENVLLGLPGVQECAVVGVADARWGEVPVAVIVPGPGAPRGALAAEPLRELLAARIARFKLPREVVLMDELPRSALGKVLKPQLRALLEARRPPG; from the coding sequence ATGCTGCATCGCCATGCCGACGCTGCGCCGGGCCGGCCGGCCCTGCACTACCTCGGCCGCAGCTTCACCTACGGCAAGCTGTGGCGGCGCGTCGAGCGCGCCAGCGCCCACCTGGCCGCGACCTGGGGCATCCGCGCCGGCGACCGCGTGGGCACGCTGTGCCTGAACCATGAACTGCAATTGGTGCTGCTGTTCGCCTGCGCCCGCGTCGGGGCAATCTTCGTGCCGCTCAACTACCGGCTGGCGCCGGTCGAGCTGCGCGCGATCGCGGCCAACGCGCAACTGGCCGTGCTGTTCCATGACGCCGCGCATGCAGCGCTGGCGCGCGAGGCCGGTGGCGAAGGCCAGCTGGCGCAGCTCGACCGGCTGATCGACCAGCCGGCGCCGTACGGCGTGGTCCATGCCCCCGTGCCGGACCATGCGCCGCTGCTGCTCGCCTATACCTCCGGCACCACCGGCAAGCCCAAGGGCGCGGTGCATACCCAGGCCGGCCTGCTGGCCAATGCGCGCGCCAGCTGGTGGGCGCACGGCATGAGCGCGGACGACCACGTGCTGTCGGTGCTGCCGCTGTTCCATGTCGGCGGGCTGTGCATCCAGACGCTGCCGGCGCTGCTGGCCGGCGCCCAGGTCACGCTGCACGACCGCTTTGCGCCGCAGGCATGGCTGGATGCGGTGGCGCGCGCGCAGCCGAGCCTGTCGCTGATGGTGCCGGCGACGCTGCGTGCGGTGCTGGAGCATCCGGGCTGGGCCGATGCCGACCTGGCGGCGCTGCGCGGCGTGATGGCGGGATCATCGACCATCCCGCGCTCGTATATCGACGCGTTCCACGCCCGTGGCGTGCCGCTGGGACAGGTCTATGGCGCCACCGAGACCGGGCCGGTGTCGGTGGTGCTGAAGCTGGAACAGGCCATGGCGCGCCCCGGCTACGCCGGCTGGCCGCAGCCCGAGGCCGAAGTGCGCCTGGCCGGCCCCGACGGCGCCGAGGTGCCGCCGGGCACGGTCGGCGAGCTGTGGGTGCGTGGCGCCAACGTGATGGCGGGCTACTGGAACCAGCCCGACGACGGGCTGCCGGGCGGCTGGTTCCGCTCCGGCGACCTGGCGCACCGCGATGCCGACGGCTGCATCGAGGTGGTCGGCCGCAGCAAGGACATGATCATTTCCGGCGGCGAGAACATCTATCCCGCCGAGATCGAGAACGTGCTGCTCGGCCTGCCCGGCGTGCAGGAATGCGCGGTGGTGGGCGTGGCCGATGCGCGCTGGGGCGAAGTGCCGGTGGCGGTGATCGTGCCGGGGCCGGGCGCGCCGCGTGGCGCGCTCGCGGCCGAACCGCTGCGCGAACTGCTGGCCGCGCGCATCGCCCGCTTCAAGCTGCCGCGCGAGGTGGTGCTGATGGACGAGCTGCCGCGCAGCGCGCTGGGCAAGGTGCTCAAGCCGCAATTGCGCGCGCTGCTGGAGGCCCGGCGCCCGCCCGGCTGA
- a CDS encoding acyl-CoA dehydrogenase family protein yields the protein MPSGQLDFIPAVGTAAFTPEQARLLALTNRLGRERFAPRAATWDREASFPFANYDDLREAGLLALCVPQAFGGAGADFATYCMVGAEIGRFCGATALTYNMHICSTMWTGVLSDGIDMTPAQRDEHQARRELHFARVVRDGAVYAQPFSEGSAAAAGKAPFGTTARKVDGGWVLNGRKIFASLSGAADYYGILCTEDRGDQHPDMRDTLYIAVPGQAEGLSVTGDWDPMGMRGTVSRTLLLKDVFVPDHEQLMPRGVYYRAAQTWPAMFFTLSPTYLGVAQAAYDFTVQYLRGEVPGQPPVKRRMYPTKQIAVAQMRIQLESMRSLFWRAIHEAKPNPSKDERLRLYAAHYTVMEGANDIARLAIRTCGGQSMLKDLPLERLYRDSRCGALMLPWTAELILDRMGRETLYESGERDE from the coding sequence ATGCCATCCGGCCAGCTCGATTTCATTCCCGCCGTCGGCACGGCGGCATTCACCCCGGAACAGGCGCGCCTGCTGGCGCTGACCAACCGCCTCGGGCGCGAGCGCTTCGCGCCGCGCGCCGCCACCTGGGACCGCGAGGCCAGCTTCCCCTTCGCCAACTACGACGACCTGCGCGAGGCCGGCCTGCTGGCGTTGTGCGTGCCGCAGGCGTTTGGCGGCGCGGGCGCGGACTTTGCCACCTACTGCATGGTCGGCGCCGAGATCGGCCGCTTCTGCGGCGCCACCGCGCTGACGTACAACATGCATATCTGCTCGACCATGTGGACCGGCGTGCTGTCCGATGGCATCGACATGACGCCGGCACAGCGCGACGAACACCAGGCCCGCCGCGAGCTGCACTTCGCGCGCGTGGTGCGCGACGGCGCGGTCTACGCGCAGCCGTTCTCCGAAGGCTCGGCCGCGGCGGCCGGCAAGGCGCCGTTCGGCACCACTGCGCGCAAGGTCGACGGCGGCTGGGTGCTGAACGGGCGCAAGATCTTCGCCTCGCTGTCGGGCGCGGCCGACTATTACGGCATCCTCTGCACCGAGGACCGCGGCGACCAGCACCCGGACATGCGCGACACGCTCTACATCGCCGTGCCCGGCCAGGCCGAAGGGCTGAGCGTGACCGGCGACTGGGACCCGATGGGCATGCGCGGCACGGTATCGCGCACGCTGCTGCTCAAGGACGTGTTCGTGCCCGACCACGAGCAGCTGATGCCGCGCGGCGTCTACTACCGCGCCGCGCAGACCTGGCCGGCGATGTTCTTCACGCTGTCGCCGACCTACCTGGGCGTGGCGCAGGCGGCGTACGACTTCACCGTGCAGTACCTGCGCGGCGAGGTGCCGGGCCAGCCGCCGGTCAAGCGCCGCATGTATCCCACCAAGCAGATCGCGGTGGCGCAGATGCGCATCCAGCTGGAGAGCATGCGCTCGCTGTTCTGGCGCGCGATCCATGAAGCGAAGCCCAATCCGTCCAAGGACGAGCGCCTGCGGCTGTACGCCGCGCACTACACGGTGATGGAAGGGGCCAACGATATCGCCCGGCTGGCGATCCGCACCTGCGGCGGCCAGTCGATGCTCAAGGACCTGCCGCTGGAGCGGCTCTACCGCGATTCGCGCTGCGGCGCGCTGATGCTGCCGTGGACCGCCGAGCTGATCCTCGACCGCATGGGCCGCGAGACCCTGTACGAATCCGGCGAGCGCGACGAATGA
- a CDS encoding alpha/beta fold hydrolase: MSAPTLDRHANGIATLAWGDGPVAVVMLHGIGGGKAAWPAQGEALAQAGYRALAWDMPGYGDSAMIDPYDFDGLAGALAPLLQAERAAGRRVVLLGHSMGGMVAQQACAATPALVDGMVLSGTSPAFGKGDGPWQREFIAARTAPLDAGKTMEEMAAGLVRTMVAPDAEAPAVAFATAVMAAVPAPTYRAALGALVHFNQRDALARIAVPVLALAGQHDTNASPEVMQRMAQRIAGAEYRCLPDVGHLACMERPARFNEAVLDFLRRRFSVH; the protein is encoded by the coding sequence ATGAGCGCCCCCACCCTCGACCGGCACGCCAACGGCATCGCCACGCTGGCCTGGGGCGACGGCCCGGTGGCGGTGGTGATGCTGCACGGCATTGGCGGCGGCAAGGCCGCGTGGCCGGCGCAGGGCGAAGCGCTGGCGCAGGCGGGCTACCGTGCGCTGGCGTGGGACATGCCCGGCTATGGCGACAGCGCCATGATCGACCCCTATGACTTCGACGGCCTGGCCGGCGCGCTGGCGCCGCTGCTGCAGGCCGAGCGCGCTGCCGGCCGGCGCGTGGTGCTGCTCGGCCACAGCATGGGCGGCATGGTCGCGCAGCAGGCGTGCGCGGCCACGCCGGCGCTGGTCGACGGCATGGTGCTGTCCGGCACCTCGCCCGCGTTCGGCAAGGGCGACGGCCCCTGGCAACGCGAGTTCATCGCCGCGCGCACCGCGCCGCTGGATGCCGGCAAGACCATGGAAGAGATGGCGGCGGGGCTGGTGCGCACGATGGTCGCGCCGGATGCGGAAGCGCCGGCGGTGGCCTTTGCCACCGCGGTGATGGCCGCGGTGCCCGCGCCGACCTACCGCGCCGCGCTGGGCGCGCTGGTGCATTTCAACCAGCGCGATGCGCTGGCGCGGATCGCCGTGCCGGTGCTGGCGCTGGCCGGCCAGCACGACACCAATGCCTCGCCCGAGGTGATGCAGCGCATGGCGCAGCGCATTGCGGGCGCGGAGTACCGCTGCCTGCCCGACGTCGGCCACCTGGCCTGCATGGAGCGCCCGGCGCGCTTCAACGAGGCCGTGCTCGACTTCCTGCGCCGACGCTTTTCCGTGCACTGA